One genomic region from Evansella sp. LMS18 encodes:
- a CDS encoding peptide ABC transporter substrate-binding protein, with product MKKHKMKGLFFTGLLGAALLAAGCSGNENASGEQNDGNNGNNSNDGEEKRLIINNGSEPTSLDPPIGNDEYSYSILNNVMEGLTRLEKDDPVPAPAMAEDWDVSDDGLTYTFHIREDAVWSNGDPVTAEDFEYSFKRLANPETASPAAHHSYWIAGAEAFNTGEGSEEDVQVTAVDEKTLEVVLENPVDFFPSIVAMPQLFPVHKDTAENDENWANSVDTLVTNGPFTLTEWERDEYILVEKNEDYWDAETVNLDAVEYLMVEDTNTAYQLYQNNELHVSGIPSDMMGELIESDEAAIYPRSGIEFQRFNVEEEPFHNKNIRKAFAKAINGQEIVDYIIQGNQPVMNGYIYNEFVHPAGGTYRENAGSMHEFNVDDARELLELGMEEEGYDTLPEVTLSYNTDDQHHTVAQAVQEMLQQNLGVEVKLENTEWAVFLEAQRNVELQYSRSSFLGGYNDPMNYLDNFTSGNPMNRTGWSNEEYDSLVAESLQEVDPERRFELMQQAEEVFMEEAVIVPLYFYNSTFLEKPEVVDIVRHPVGFVELKWADLQ from the coding sequence ATGAAAAAGCATAAGATGAAAGGGTTGTTTTTTACAGGCTTGCTGGGTGCTGCACTCCTGGCTGCCGGCTGTTCAGGAAATGAGAATGCTTCAGGTGAACAGAACGACGGTAATAACGGCAATAACAGTAATGACGGTGAAGAGAAGAGACTCATTATTAACAACGGATCGGAACCTACTTCACTTGATCCGCCAATCGGTAACGACGAGTATTCCTACAGCATTCTTAACAATGTCATGGAGGGGCTGACCCGCCTGGAGAAGGATGATCCTGTTCCGGCTCCTGCGATGGCAGAAGACTGGGATGTATCTGACGATGGTTTGACGTACACTTTTCATATTCGAGAAGATGCTGTCTGGAGCAATGGAGATCCTGTAACTGCTGAGGACTTCGAATATTCCTTTAAGCGCCTTGCTAATCCGGAAACCGCATCTCCAGCTGCACATCATTCTTACTGGATTGCAGGTGCAGAAGCATTTAATACAGGAGAAGGATCTGAAGAAGACGTCCAGGTAACTGCTGTTGATGAGAAAACTCTGGAAGTAGTACTGGAAAACCCAGTCGATTTCTTCCCGTCCATCGTTGCTATGCCACAGCTTTTCCCTGTACATAAGGATACAGCAGAAAATGATGAAAACTGGGCTAACAGTGTTGACACGCTTGTTACTAACGGTCCGTTCACTTTAACTGAATGGGAGCGGGACGAATACATTCTTGTTGAAAAGAATGAAGACTACTGGGACGCTGAAACTGTCAACCTTGATGCAGTGGAATATCTGATGGTCGAAGATACAAACACAGCTTACCAGCTTTACCAGAACAATGAACTTCATGTTTCAGGAATCCCGTCAGATATGATGGGAGAATTAATAGAGAGTGATGAAGCTGCTATTTATCCTCGTTCTGGAATTGAGTTCCAGCGTTTTAATGTGGAAGAAGAGCCATTCCATAACAAAAATATCCGTAAAGCATTTGCAAAAGCTATCAATGGCCAGGAAATTGTTGACTACATTATCCAGGGCAACCAGCCGGTAATGAATGGATATATTTACAATGAATTTGTCCATCCGGCAGGAGGAACTTACAGAGAGAATGCAGGAAGCATGCATGAATTCAATGTTGACGACGCACGTGAGCTTCTCGAGCTTGGAATGGAAGAAGAAGGATACGACACACTCCCTGAGGTAACCTTGAGCTATAACACAGATGACCAGCACCATACCGTAGCACAGGCTGTGCAGGAAATGCTTCAGCAGAACCTGGGAGTAGAAGTGAAACTTGAAAATACAGAATGGGCTGTATTCCTTGAGGCACAGCGAAATGTCGAGCTTCAGTATTCACGTTCCAGTTTCCTTGGAGGATACAATGACCCGATGAACTATCTGGATAACTTTACAAGTGGAAATCCGATGAACAGAACAGGCTGGAGCAACGAAGAATATGATTCTTTAGTAGCCGAGAGCCTGCAGGAAGTTGATCCGGAAAGACGTTTTGAACTGATGCAGCAGGCGGAGGAAGTGTTCATGGAAGAAGCTGTAATCGTGCCGCTTTACTTCTATAACAGCACTTTCCTGGAAAAGCCGGAAGTAGTGGATATTGTACGTCATCCAGTAGGGTTTGTTGAGTTGAAATGGGCTGACCTGCAGTAA
- a CDS encoding LD-carboxypeptidase: protein MAAVIKPERLKQGDTIAIVAPASWPNHNNALKAAEFLNKSGFKVKFGNSLNRKNGYLAGTDQERAEELQEMFADEEVKGIISVCGGYGSARIAPLLDYEMIRNNPKVFWGYSDITFLHISIFQKTGLVTFHGPMLSSDIGKEEVHPLTYRNFDKLAEPASFSYTDAISPLKVLSPGRGEGKLIGGNLSLIVSGLGTPYEIDTKGKLLFIEETDEEPYQIDRMLNQLKQAGKIKDSEGILLCDFNDCGPKKRKESLSLEEVFHGHIVSSGKPVISGFKTGHCSPNIAFPVGAEAILDTTRLTVEVEEPFSIS, encoded by the coding sequence ATGGCCGCTGTTATTAAGCCGGAAAGATTAAAGCAAGGGGATACGATAGCCATTGTTGCACCCGCAAGCTGGCCTAATCATAATAATGCATTAAAAGCAGCAGAATTTCTAAATAAATCAGGCTTCAAAGTAAAATTCGGGAACAGCCTTAACCGGAAGAATGGCTATTTAGCGGGGACAGATCAGGAAAGGGCCGAAGAGCTGCAGGAGATGTTCGCAGACGAAGAAGTCAAAGGAATTATTTCAGTATGCGGCGGTTATGGATCTGCAAGAATAGCTCCTTTACTTGATTATGAGATGATCAGAAATAACCCAAAAGTATTCTGGGGCTACAGCGATATTACATTTCTTCATATTTCTATATTTCAGAAGACAGGGCTTGTAACATTTCATGGTCCAATGCTTAGTTCAGATATTGGAAAAGAGGAGGTCCACCCTCTGACATACCGTAACTTTGATAAGCTGGCAGAACCAGCTTCGTTCAGTTATACAGACGCAATCAGCCCATTGAAAGTACTCTCTCCCGGAAGAGGAGAAGGCAAGCTAATTGGAGGGAACCTTTCCCTGATTGTAAGCGGGCTTGGAACACCGTATGAGATTGATACAAAAGGGAAGCTGCTTTTTATTGAGGAAACAGACGAAGAACCATATCAAATTGACCGGATGCTTAACCAGTTAAAACAGGCAGGGAAGATAAAAGATTCTGAAGGAATACTTTTATGTGATTTCAACGACTGCGGACCCAAAAAACGGAAAGAGTCTTTAAGTTTGGAAGAAGTTTTCCACGGTCATATTGTTTCTTCCGGCAAACCGGTTATAAGCGGTTTTAAAACAGGGCATTGCAGTCCTAATATCGCTTTTCCTGTTGGTGCCGAAGCAATTCTTGATACAACCAGGCTTACTGTTGAAGTGGAGGAGCCGTTCAGTATCAGCTAG
- a CDS encoding gamma-glutamyl-gamma-aminobutyrate hydrolase family protein: protein MKPIIGVTSSFKDERTMSVSYDNIDSITAAGGVPLVLPNLTDKGQAEQIAAQLDGLLVTGGGDIDPTLFGEEPHPGLGVITPARDVFEINLIREMMKEGKPVLAICRGCQILNIAAGGDMYQDIYSQIGRQLLQHSQKAPRSHASHYINVAEGSLLNQITNLEKYKVNSYHHQAVRNLAPGFYISACSSDGITEAFESREHPFVIGVQWHPECMTASGDQPSLLLFGAFVEASAQTNKRQQTTV from the coding sequence ATGAAACCCATCATTGGAGTTACATCATCCTTTAAAGATGAGCGCACAATGTCAGTTTCTTACGATAATATTGACTCAATTACAGCAGCAGGAGGCGTGCCTCTCGTTTTGCCGAACCTTACAGATAAGGGGCAGGCGGAGCAGATTGCAGCCCAGCTTGACGGGCTGTTAGTTACAGGCGGGGGTGATATAGACCCAACCTTGTTTGGGGAAGAGCCACATCCTGGGTTAGGGGTTATCACTCCTGCCAGAGATGTTTTTGAAATTAACCTTATCAGGGAGATGATGAAAGAGGGCAAGCCGGTACTGGCTATATGCAGGGGCTGCCAAATATTGAATATTGCTGCAGGGGGCGATATGTACCAGGATATCTACTCGCAAATTGGCAGGCAGCTTTTACAGCACAGCCAAAAAGCTCCCCGTTCCCATGCCTCCCACTATATTAATGTGGCAGAGGGTAGCCTTTTAAACCAAATTACCAATCTGGAAAAATATAAAGTTAACAGTTACCACCATCAGGCAGTCAGAAATCTGGCGCCAGGATTTTATATTAGCGCCTGCTCCAGTGACGGAATAACAGAAGCCTTCGAAAGCAGGGAGCATCCTTTTGTGATAGGGGTCCAATGGCATCCGGAATGTATGACAGCTTCAGGAGACCAGCCTTCCCTGCTGCTGTTTGGTGCTTTTGTGGAAGCCAGCGCGCAAACGAATAAGAGACAGCAAACTACCGTATAA
- a CDS encoding ABC transporter ATP-binding protein — protein sequence MREKLLEVKNLKKHFTVGKGEVLKAVNDVSFEIYRGETLGLVGESGCGKSTTGRTIIRLYQATEGEVLYEGENVHKISGRNIKKFNRKIQMIFQDPYASLNPRMTVEDIIAEGMDIHGLYRGKERQKRVHELLETVGLSKEHAVRFPHEFSGGQRQRIGIARALAVDPDFIIADEPISALDVSIQAQVVNLLQKLQKEHGLTYLFIAHDLSMVKHISDRIGVMYLGGMMELAESEELYEHPLHPYTQALLSSIPVPDPEVEETRERVILQGDVPSPVNPPSGCVFRTRCPEAMDICSQVKPGWQEARPGHFVACHLYDGIENGGKA from the coding sequence ATGCGGGAAAAGCTTCTGGAAGTAAAAAACCTGAAAAAGCATTTTACAGTAGGTAAAGGAGAGGTGCTGAAAGCCGTCAACGATGTTTCTTTTGAAATATATAGAGGGGAAACTCTTGGTCTAGTTGGCGAATCAGGCTGCGGCAAGTCTACCACAGGCAGGACGATCATCCGCTTGTATCAGGCAACAGAAGGAGAAGTGCTGTATGAGGGAGAGAATGTCCATAAGATCAGCGGGCGGAATATTAAGAAGTTCAACAGAAAAATACAAATGATATTCCAGGATCCATATGCTTCTTTAAACCCAAGAATGACCGTGGAAGACATTATTGCGGAAGGTATGGACATTCATGGCCTGTACCGGGGAAAAGAGAGGCAGAAGCGTGTTCACGAACTGCTGGAAACAGTTGGGCTGAGCAAGGAGCATGCTGTGAGGTTTCCTCATGAATTCAGCGGAGGGCAGAGGCAGCGAATTGGCATCGCGCGAGCGCTGGCAGTGGACCCTGATTTTATCATAGCCGATGAACCTATATCGGCTCTTGATGTTTCCATTCAGGCGCAAGTAGTTAACCTGTTGCAGAAACTGCAAAAAGAGCACGGGCTGACCTATTTATTTATCGCACACGACCTATCCATGGTAAAGCATATAAGCGACCGGATTGGAGTAATGTACCTGGGCGGAATGATGGAACTGGCGGAGAGCGAAGAATTATATGAACACCCTCTTCATCCGTATACTCAGGCACTGCTTTCCTCTATCCCGGTCCCTGACCCTGAGGTAGAAGAAACACGGGAAAGAGTAATCCTCCAGGGGGATGTTCCGAGCCCTGTAAACCCGCCGAGCGGCTGTGTTTTCAGGACAAGATGCCCGGAGGCTATGGACATCTGTTCACAGGTGAAGCCCGGCTGGCAGGAAGCGCGTCCAGGCCACTTCGTAGCGTGTCATCTGTATGACGGGATTGAGAATGGGGGCAAAGCATGA